From Micromonospora sp. NBC_01699, a single genomic window includes:
- a CDS encoding helix-turn-helix domain-containing protein — MRLRQRREEIGLTAVAAGRAVGIIQAYVSGVEAGRVKLPAHRLAQLVEVYELEADDAAELEKLRVGATRRGWWHDYSQLFPAEFLRFLGYESGADHIRCYSTEVVPGLLQTEEYARAVIRGGTTVIRLTEVERRVAARMARRARLDTDPAIRITAVLSEGVLRQQVGGPTVMREQLDYLARLISERPKQIQVRIMPFSAGAHPALGGPFQVLSFPSPRLTDLVWQEILTSIDIIDQSVRVTDYAVTFAETLERTLSSGDSLALIRQIAKEMT, encoded by the coding sequence ATGCGTCTGCGCCAGCGCCGCGAGGAGATCGGCTTGACCGCGGTCGCGGCTGGCCGCGCCGTCGGTATCATCCAGGCGTACGTGTCGGGAGTGGAGGCGGGCCGGGTCAAACTGCCGGCTCATCGTCTGGCGCAACTCGTCGAGGTCTACGAGCTGGAGGCCGACGATGCCGCCGAGCTGGAGAAGCTGCGGGTGGGTGCCACCCGACGAGGCTGGTGGCACGACTACTCACAACTCTTCCCCGCCGAGTTCCTCCGCTTCCTCGGCTACGAATCCGGCGCCGACCACATCCGGTGTTACAGCACGGAGGTCGTGCCCGGTCTGCTGCAAACCGAGGAGTACGCGCGGGCGGTCATCCGGGGCGGTACAACGGTTATCCGTCTCACCGAGGTGGAGCGGCGGGTCGCCGCGAGGATGGCACGTCGGGCTCGCCTCGACACCGATCCGGCAATCCGTATCACTGCCGTGTTGAGTGAAGGTGTGCTCCGCCAGCAAGTGGGTGGACCGACAGTGATGCGCGAGCAGCTCGACTACCTGGCGCGGCTGATCAGCGAGAGGCCGAAACAAATCCAGGTCAGGATCATGCCGTTCTCCGCCGGCGCACATCCCGCACTCGGTGGCCCGTTCCAGGTGTTGTCCTTCCCGTCACCTCGACTCACCGACCTGGTCTGGCAGGAGATCCTGACCTCTATCGACATCATCGACCAGTCCGTGCGCGTCACGGACTACGCGGTGACCTTCGCGGAGACGCTGGAGCGGACGCTAAGCTCGGGTGACTCGCTCGCCTTGATTCGGCAAATCGCCAAGGAGATGACATGA
- a CDS encoding DUF397 domain-containing protein: MTSSDDAPGQDWFKSSYSSDNASCVEVRFVDGVVDVRDTKDRGGPVLAFGGSAWSGFVTALRAGSDPHP, from the coding sequence ATGACTTCCAGCGACGATGCCCCTGGCCAGGACTGGTTCAAGTCTTCCTACAGCTCGGACAACGCGAGCTGCGTCGAGGTGCGGTTCGTCGACGGTGTCGTGGACGTACGGGACACCAAGGACCGCGGTGGGCCGGTGCTCGCCTTCGGTGGGTCGGCCTGGTCCGGCTTCGTGACCGCGCTGCGAGCCGGGTCCGACCCGCACCCCTGA
- a CDS encoding tetratricopeptide repeat protein produces MTPPASPEGGPGRPARWPALLAIGTLVGGVLVNIASNELSVLARQVLGPASIAVTAVAAVAFVLFEVRRRRAERLVGPDTGAGSSGGAPTLPYLTGFTGRAEQVGAIVGAVKREHAVAVVGRRAVGTSFCAVQAANVFRDDYPDGQFYLDLRAGGRRRTTRSTLTALARILGTTAPRSGRPGDLLRAADALRGHLDGKRILLVLDNVDDPAQVWPLLPPTARTCRLLLVGAPALANLGGVVAHRLTEPDPDDAVALFAAAAGNTHGPRARRPDPRTDLAVREIVELCGRQPRTIWTLGSQAARHGWPSTELLKTLRRAAEAPPHQHLPYSPAVSLLTERDTAYAALSGGARRLYRLMSLSPVALDRPTIAALARRGRHRVAALLDELAGGFVVGAPGDRYEIRPLLTGYARLHLRNSEPGWRRTTAQARLARHLARRAERHAASLAVTSSLAGRDQPLPLDDPAGWFELNQELLLATVRVPAGAAQTLPRWVRRWWFRVAVALCGWYAHEERLDEWAAVCRMVLDTPTADDRPEIAGWAHNELGVLRRRQHDPQGAAVALTLAVAERGRRGTAQARMNLGLALLDLGQLDDAIEHLELSRRHRSTVDRAGHALTDLGLGAAHLARDEPETAHHHLVRAANTFRSIGEMRGYAAALTNLVLVHGRLGEHLDAAQAWRAALREYDTTTTDLGARATALLNAGATLMTTTPARAGQAYELLGESRRLREQWRPTAGLGRTLLYLGDAAYALGRTDEARRHWADAAGVCEAVDDPAGLAAADARPLVGGPP; encoded by the coding sequence GTGACACCGCCCGCCTCGCCCGAGGGTGGCCCCGGCCGTCCGGCCCGCTGGCCGGCGCTGCTCGCCATCGGCACCCTGGTCGGCGGTGTGCTGGTCAACATCGCCAGTAACGAACTGTCCGTCCTGGCCCGACAGGTGCTCGGTCCGGCGAGCATCGCGGTCACGGCGGTGGCCGCCGTCGCCTTCGTACTGTTCGAGGTTCGTCGGCGGCGGGCCGAACGGCTGGTCGGCCCCGACACCGGCGCCGGTTCGTCGGGCGGGGCACCGACGCTGCCGTATCTGACCGGGTTCACCGGACGGGCCGAACAGGTCGGTGCGATCGTCGGCGCGGTCAAGCGGGAACACGCCGTCGCGGTGGTGGGCCGGCGGGCGGTCGGCACCTCCTTCTGCGCCGTCCAGGCGGCGAACGTGTTTCGGGACGACTACCCCGACGGCCAGTTCTACCTGGACCTGCGGGCCGGCGGCCGGCGCCGGACGACCCGGAGCACGCTGACCGCGCTGGCCCGGATCCTCGGCACCACCGCACCTCGGTCGGGTCGGCCGGGCGACCTGCTCCGGGCCGCCGACGCGCTGCGCGGCCACCTCGACGGCAAGCGGATCCTGCTGGTGCTCGACAACGTGGACGATCCGGCGCAGGTGTGGCCGCTGCTGCCGCCGACCGCGCGGACCTGCCGGCTGCTGCTGGTCGGGGCACCGGCGCTGGCCAATCTCGGCGGGGTGGTCGCGCACCGGCTCACCGAACCGGACCCCGACGACGCGGTGGCGCTGTTCGCCGCCGCCGCCGGGAACACACACGGGCCGCGGGCCCGCCGACCCGATCCGCGTACGGACCTCGCCGTCCGGGAGATCGTCGAACTCTGCGGCCGGCAGCCGCGAACCATCTGGACGCTCGGCTCCCAGGCGGCCCGACACGGTTGGCCCTCCACCGAACTGCTGAAGACACTGCGCCGGGCCGCCGAGGCACCGCCGCACCAGCATCTGCCGTACTCACCGGCAGTGAGCCTGCTGACCGAGCGGGACACCGCGTACGCGGCCCTGTCCGGTGGGGCCAGGCGGCTGTACCGGCTGATGTCGCTCAGCCCGGTGGCCCTGGACCGGCCGACGATCGCGGCGCTGGCCCGGCGCGGCCGGCACCGGGTCGCCGCCCTGCTCGACGAGCTGGCCGGCGGGTTCGTGGTGGGTGCGCCCGGCGACCGGTACGAGATCCGCCCCCTGCTCACCGGCTACGCCCGACTGCACCTGCGCAACAGCGAACCGGGCTGGCGGCGTACCACCGCCCAGGCCCGGCTGGCCCGACACCTGGCCCGCCGCGCGGAACGGCACGCCGCGAGCCTGGCCGTGACCTCCTCGCTGGCCGGTCGGGACCAGCCGCTGCCGCTGGACGACCCGGCCGGCTGGTTCGAGCTGAACCAGGAACTGCTGCTGGCGACCGTACGGGTGCCGGCCGGTGCGGCACAGACCCTGCCCCGCTGGGTACGCCGCTGGTGGTTCCGGGTAGCGGTCGCCCTCTGCGGCTGGTACGCCCACGAGGAACGGCTCGACGAGTGGGCCGCCGTGTGCCGGATGGTGCTGGACACCCCGACCGCCGACGACCGGCCGGAAATCGCCGGGTGGGCGCACAACGAGCTCGGGGTGCTCCGGCGCCGCCAGCACGACCCGCAGGGTGCCGCCGTCGCCCTCACCCTCGCGGTCGCCGAACGCGGCCGGCGCGGCACCGCCCAGGCCCGGATGAACCTGGGACTGGCCCTGCTCGACCTGGGTCAGCTCGACGACGCGATCGAACACCTCGAACTGTCCCGGCGGCACCGCTCGACCGTCGACCGAGCCGGACACGCGCTCACCGACCTCGGGCTCGGTGCCGCCCACCTGGCCCGGGACGAGCCGGAAACCGCGCACCACCACCTGGTCCGCGCCGCCAACACGTTCCGGTCGATCGGCGAGATGCGCGGGTACGCCGCCGCCCTGACCAACCTCGTCCTGGTCCACGGCCGGCTCGGCGAACATCTCGACGCGGCCCAGGCGTGGCGGGCGGCGCTGCGCGAGTACGACACCACCACCACCGACCTCGGCGCCCGCGCCACCGCCCTGCTCAACGCGGGTGCCACCCTGATGACCACCACCCCGGCGCGGGCCGGTCAGGCGTACGAACTGCTCGGCGAGAGCCGGCGGTTGCGCGAACAGTGGCGTCCCACCGCCGGGCTCGGCCGGACCCTGCTCTACCTCGGCGACGCGGCGTACGCCCTCGGTCGCACCGACGAGGCGCGCCGGCACTGGGCCGACGCGGCGGGGGTGTGCGAGGCGGTCGACGATCCCGCCGGGCTGGCCGCGGCCGACGCCCGCCCGCTCGTCGGAGGACCGCCGTAG
- a CDS encoding ABC transporter permease: protein MSEPRILGEIAVLDDVGPPRRGRAYPTAGGTSALLLAPAVLLLGALVVWPVLRTVQGSLYAADGRFVGLDHYRTALGGPDAWPVVGRTVLWALVVPAVVTALGYLLAAASRRSQEGRLAGLILVLPIAIPLVVTGVTFRLLYDPEPDRGMATLLAARLLGRSADEAPQFLGPTLATIALMSAFVWAWVGLAVLVFRAALDAVPPSLADAVRAYGGNRRHVFWDAQWRPLLLRTVAVVFALVALGTARTFDLILVMLPGSVRDDASVLAVQVWQTSLGTTSGPGAALGVVWLVSVAIGMFVAAGFVRQSWPPPRRSDRPEPAAPPAPSGRLFRLVAVGAAIAWLVPPVVLVATSLHDQVDAATRGWWAAPVRWGSYRDLLGSAELHRALGFTLVLATVVTLAVLVIGLLAAYPLAWLTGPSAQLTGLLLMAAAIVPVQVISGPINEVLGLALSTGTTRGLALVHIALGLPFAILVLRNAFADLPADELRRVRVGGRRWWHMLWRLTRLNLPAVVAIGVLEFVQVWNDLVVGLLFSGPDAAPLGMFLHGQTRQFLSNSGTLAAGSVITSILPVLLVVLSRRHLVAGLVSGGVR from the coding sequence ATGAGCGAACCCCGGATCCTCGGCGAGATCGCCGTACTCGACGACGTCGGGCCACCCCGGCGCGGCCGGGCGTACCCGACCGCCGGCGGTACCTCGGCGCTGCTGCTGGCCCCGGCGGTGCTGCTGCTCGGCGCACTGGTGGTCTGGCCGGTGCTGCGAACCGTGCAGGGCAGCCTCTACGCCGCCGACGGCCGGTTCGTCGGGCTGGACCACTACCGCACCGCGCTCGGCGGGCCCGATGCCTGGCCGGTGGTCGGCCGTACGGTGCTCTGGGCGCTGGTGGTGCCGGCGGTGGTCACCGCCCTGGGCTACCTGCTGGCCGCCGCGTCCCGCCGCTCCCAGGAGGGTCGCCTGGCCGGGCTCATCCTGGTGCTGCCGATCGCGATCCCGCTGGTCGTGACCGGGGTGACGTTCCGGCTCCTCTACGACCCCGAGCCGGACCGTGGCATGGCCACCCTGCTCGCCGCCCGGCTGCTCGGCCGCAGCGCCGACGAGGCACCACAGTTCCTCGGCCCGACCCTGGCGACGATCGCGCTGATGTCGGCCTTCGTCTGGGCCTGGGTGGGGCTCGCCGTGCTGGTCTTCCGGGCCGCACTGGACGCCGTACCGCCGAGCCTGGCCGACGCCGTACGCGCCTACGGCGGCAACCGCCGGCACGTGTTCTGGGACGCCCAGTGGCGCCCGCTGCTGCTGCGTACGGTCGCGGTGGTCTTCGCCCTGGTCGCGCTCGGCACGGCCCGTACCTTCGACCTGATCCTGGTCATGCTCCCCGGCTCGGTACGCGACGACGCGTCCGTGCTCGCGGTCCAGGTCTGGCAGACCTCGCTCGGTACGACCAGCGGCCCCGGCGCCGCCCTCGGGGTGGTGTGGCTGGTCTCGGTGGCGATCGGCATGTTCGTCGCCGCCGGATTCGTCCGGCAGTCCTGGCCGCCACCGCGCCGCTCCGACCGGCCCGAACCCGCCGCGCCCCCGGCCCCGTCCGGACGCCTGTTCCGGCTGGTGGCCGTCGGTGCCGCGATCGCCTGGCTGGTGCCGCCGGTGGTACTGGTCGCGACCTCGCTGCACGACCAGGTCGACGCCGCCACCCGGGGCTGGTGGGCCGCACCGGTGCGCTGGGGCTCGTACCGGGACCTGTTGGGCAGTGCCGAACTGCACCGTGCGCTCGGCTTCACCCTGGTCCTGGCGACCGTGGTGACCCTGGCGGTGCTGGTGATCGGGCTGCTGGCCGCGTACCCGTTGGCCTGGCTGACCGGGCCGAGCGCCCAGCTCACCGGCCTGCTGCTGATGGCCGCCGCGATCGTACCGGTCCAGGTGATCTCCGGGCCGATCAACGAGGTGCTCGGCTTGGCGCTGTCCACCGGCACCACCCGGGGGCTGGCGCTGGTGCACATCGCCCTCGGCCTGCCATTCGCGATACTGGTGCTGCGCAACGCGTTCGCCGACCTCCCCGCCGACGAACTGCGCCGGGTCCGGGTCGGCGGCCGGCGCTGGTGGCACATGCTGTGGCGGCTGACCCGGCTCAACCTCCCCGCGGTGGTCGCGATCGGCGTGCTGGAGTTCGTCCAGGTCTGGAACGACCTGGTGGTCGGCCTGCTGTTCAGTGGCCCGGACGCGGCACCGCTGGGCATGTTCCTGCACGGCCAGACCCGGCAGTTCCTGTCGAACAGCGGCACCCTGGCCGCCGGCTCGGTGATCACCTCGATCCTGCCCGTGCTGCTGGTCGTCCTCAGCCGCCGCCACCTGGTCGCGGGACTGGTCTCCGGCGGTGTCCGGTGA
- a CDS encoding ABC transporter substrate-binding protein, translating to MTGTGRLTRRTLLRAGAATVTATAATGCAEPDRAIQVAVVWNAEELDHFREVLAGYPRPVQLISAGDDLDAFLRARHLAGTSPDVAILPRPGLVREYARLGWLAALDAHGPTTPPAGTPPNLHDRLRDDNRQYGVWVKLAHKSLFWHLPEPAFDPPETWEKLVELTTGLGREAIRSGGPAPLAIGAADGWVLTDWFENVLADIASGATYDALAGDTPNWRGPEVREALDRLAGLWSIPGAFPGGGRRALLTQFAESVIQVMTTRKALLVFESDFVEGVATTFRPDVTPAWIPFPRGPNRTTHPLVVGGDAAVVFKASRYGDELVRWLVEPNSFAPWLDRGGYLSPNLDLAPDPGRDQLRRKLAAQISAARDNLRFDLSDQLPGSFTGSDGVGIWRIMQDFFSDVTGDRLEGAVGRATDALAGAARTARIGR from the coding sequence ATGACCGGGACCGGGCGGTTGACCCGCCGTACGCTGCTGCGCGCCGGCGCGGCCACCGTCACCGCGACCGCCGCCACCGGCTGTGCCGAGCCGGACCGGGCGATCCAGGTGGCGGTGGTGTGGAACGCCGAGGAGCTGGACCACTTCCGCGAGGTACTGGCCGGCTACCCGCGTCCGGTCCAGCTGATCAGCGCCGGGGACGACCTCGACGCCTTCCTCCGGGCCCGGCACCTCGCCGGCACCAGCCCGGACGTGGCGATCCTGCCCCGACCCGGACTCGTCCGCGAGTACGCCCGGCTCGGCTGGCTGGCCGCCCTCGACGCGCACGGCCCCACCACCCCGCCCGCCGGTACCCCGCCGAACCTGCACGACCGGCTGCGCGACGACAACCGGCAGTACGGCGTCTGGGTGAAGCTCGCCCACAAGTCGCTGTTCTGGCACCTGCCCGAGCCGGCCTTCGACCCGCCGGAAACCTGGGAGAAGCTGGTGGAGCTGACCACGGGGCTCGGCCGGGAGGCGATCCGCTCCGGCGGTCCGGCGCCCCTGGCGATCGGCGCCGCCGACGGTTGGGTGCTCACCGACTGGTTCGAGAACGTACTGGCCGACATCGCCTCCGGCGCCACGTACGACGCGCTGGCCGGCGACACCCCGAACTGGCGTGGCCCCGAGGTACGCGAGGCGCTGGATCGGCTGGCCGGGCTGTGGAGCATCCCCGGCGCGTTCCCCGGTGGCGGCCGGCGGGCCCTGCTCACCCAGTTCGCCGAATCCGTGATCCAGGTGATGACCACCCGGAAGGCGCTGCTGGTGTTCGAGTCCGACTTCGTCGAGGGGGTGGCCACGACGTTCCGGCCGGACGTGACCCCCGCCTGGATCCCGTTCCCACGCGGACCGAACCGGACCACCCACCCGCTGGTCGTCGGCGGCGACGCCGCGGTGGTGTTCAAGGCGTCCCGGTACGGCGACGAACTGGTGCGCTGGCTGGTCGAGCCGAACAGCTTCGCGCCCTGGCTCGACCGGGGCGGCTACCTCTCCCCCAACCTCGACCTCGCGCCCGACCCCGGCCGCGACCAGCTCCGGCGCAAGCTCGCCGCCCAGATCTCCGCCGCCCGCGACAACCTGCGCTTCGACCTGTCCGACCAGTTGCCCGGCTCGTTCACCGGCTCCGACGGCGTCGGCATCTGGCGGATCATGCAGGACTTCTTCAGCGACGTCACCGGCGACCGGCTCGAAGGCGCCGTGGGCCGGGCCACCGACGCGCTCGCCGGCGCCGCCCGGACAGCCAGGATCGGCCGATGA
- a CDS encoding ATP-binding cassette domain-containing protein — protein sequence MRSTLRLHELVVAPHTTPVSVRVEPGGLVAVVAPPPIGTALARVVAGLAAPLDGRIWVGTRDVTDLPPARRQIGYVPAGSALLPHLTVRRNIEYGQLRRVRVRAVADDWVATVIDRLELRPTLDLLPHLLSDAQRFRVATARAAACLPEVLVIDLPGPAGGTDRLGELLPRLSAPTDRGFATLVCSADPAVLDEIPDRVTVGVTGAPAPATG from the coding sequence GTGAGGTCCACGTTACGGCTGCACGAACTCGTCGTCGCGCCGCACACCACACCGGTCTCGGTCCGGGTCGAACCCGGCGGGCTCGTGGCCGTGGTCGCGCCGCCGCCGATCGGCACCGCGCTGGCCCGGGTGGTGGCGGGCCTGGCCGCACCGCTGGACGGGCGGATCTGGGTCGGCACGCGAGACGTCACCGACCTGCCGCCGGCCCGGCGCCAGATCGGGTACGTGCCGGCCGGCTCGGCGCTGCTGCCGCACCTCACTGTCCGGCGCAACATCGAGTACGGCCAGCTCCGCCGGGTACGGGTACGCGCCGTCGCCGACGACTGGGTGGCGACCGTGATCGACCGGCTGGAACTGCGCCCCACCCTGGACCTGCTGCCGCACCTGCTCTCCGACGCGCAACGGTTCCGGGTGGCGACCGCCCGTGCCGCCGCCTGCCTGCCCGAGGTGCTGGTGATCGACCTGCCCGGCCCGGCCGGCGGCACCGACCGACTCGGTGAACTGCTGCCCCGGCTGTCCGCGCCGACCGACCGGGGCTTCGCCACCCTGGTCTGCTCCGCCGACCCGGCCGTACTCGACGAGATCCCGGACCGGGTGACCGTCGGGGTGACCGGGGCACCGGCACCGGCGACCGGATGA
- a CDS encoding thymidine kinase, whose amino-acid sequence MDLTVILGPMKSGKSLELVSLLSPLQYTNVRHRIYQSARHVRDVGVVSRSGAALATVKTTSLTAALAEEVEVVGIDEVHMFTLADMTVVRTLLGRGTRVVAAGIDLDHRGEMFAPVRALLELGPATVTYRRAVCDICRHFTAVYTQVLEHGEPMIRVLPPSTALPDDGTYTYEARCRDCVVLPVGVAVPTAA is encoded by the coding sequence GTGGATCTCACCGTCATCCTCGGCCCGATGAAGAGCGGAAAGTCGCTCGAACTGGTCAGTCTGCTCTCGCCGTTGCAGTACACCAACGTCCGGCACCGGATCTACCAGAGCGCCCGGCACGTGCGCGACGTCGGTGTCGTCTCCCGCAGCGGCGCCGCGCTGGCCACGGTGAAGACCACCTCGCTCACCGCCGCGCTGGCCGAGGAGGTGGAGGTGGTCGGCATCGACGAGGTGCACATGTTCACCCTCGCCGACATGACCGTGGTCCGGACCCTGCTGGGGCGCGGCACCCGGGTCGTGGCGGCCGGCATCGACCTGGACCACCGGGGGGAGATGTTCGCCCCCGTACGGGCGCTGCTCGAACTCGGTCCGGCGACGGTGACCTACCGGCGGGCGGTGTGTGACATCTGCCGGCACTTCACCGCCGTCTACACGCAGGTGCTCGAACACGGCGAGCCGATGATCCGGGTGCTCCCGCCGTCCACCGCCCTGCCCGACGACGGGACCTACACCTACGAGGCACGCTGCCGGGACTGTGTCGTACTGCCGGTCGGTGTCGCGGTCCCGACCGCCGCCTGA
- a CDS encoding serine hydrolase domain-containing protein, whose amino-acid sequence MRGTRVDRRTFGRLIGAAGAGTLTGGALAAAPVRAAAPTWKTSGTTVTALKSFDDTMKSFMQARNISAGQLAVTHQGRLVLARGYSYSDDPAQTVAPTSLFRIASLSKSVTAAALARLAQDGAVALGTPVASLLDLTPPAGRTADPRLSRVTLWHLLQHTGGWDRTLAFDPNFADRTISQALGVPMELYPADVIRYMSGQPLQHDPGTTVAYSNFGYQLAGRVIEAVSGLPYATYVQQKLFAPLGISRMAQGWSIAPHSGEVHYRSQYTGPTVLNGTGATVAAPYGTFSMRLQDANGGWIASAVDLVRWASAFDAAGPVLNSTSLGRVWATPAGIGVNPSGWYYGLGWRVRPVTTGGTGRNTWHTGSLPGTYSLVVRTYQGRSWAVLFNQRDDASALSYDDIDSLLWAASAKVTAWPTGNLYPTYF is encoded by the coding sequence ATGCGGGGTACACGGGTGGACCGGCGGACCTTCGGCCGGCTGATCGGAGCGGCAGGTGCCGGGACGCTGACCGGCGGGGCCCTGGCCGCGGCGCCCGTCCGGGCCGCCGCACCGACCTGGAAGACCAGCGGTACGACGGTGACCGCGCTGAAGAGCTTCGACGACACGATGAAGAGCTTCATGCAGGCGCGGAACATCTCCGCCGGCCAGTTGGCCGTCACCCACCAGGGGCGCCTGGTGCTCGCCCGCGGCTACAGCTACAGCGACGACCCGGCCCAGACCGTCGCGCCGACCTCGCTGTTCCGGATCGCCAGCCTGTCGAAGTCGGTGACCGCCGCCGCCCTGGCCCGGCTGGCCCAGGACGGTGCCGTGGCGCTGGGCACCCCGGTCGCCTCGCTGCTCGACCTCACCCCGCCGGCCGGGCGGACCGCCGATCCCCGGCTGTCGAGGGTGACGCTCTGGCACCTGCTCCAGCACACCGGCGGGTGGGACCGAACGCTGGCGTTCGACCCGAACTTCGCCGACCGGACGATCTCGCAGGCGCTGGGCGTACCGATGGAGTTGTACCCGGCCGACGTGATCCGCTACATGTCCGGCCAGCCGCTGCAACACGACCCCGGTACGACCGTCGCCTACAGCAACTTCGGCTACCAGTTGGCCGGACGGGTGATCGAGGCGGTCAGCGGTCTGCCCTACGCCACGTACGTGCAGCAGAAGCTGTTCGCCCCGCTCGGCATCAGCCGGATGGCACAGGGCTGGAGCATCGCCCCGCACAGCGGTGAGGTGCACTACCGCTCCCAGTACACCGGCCCGACGGTGCTGAACGGAACCGGCGCCACCGTCGCCGCGCCGTACGGGACATTCAGCATGCGGTTGCAGGACGCCAACGGCGGCTGGATCGCCTCGGCGGTGGACCTGGTGCGCTGGGCGTCGGCCTTCGACGCCGCCGGTCCGGTGCTCAACAGCACCTCGCTGGGGCGGGTCTGGGCGACGCCCGCCGGGATCGGGGTCAACCCGTCCGGCTGGTACTACGGGCTGGGCTGGCGGGTCCGCCCGGTCACCACCGGCGGCACCGGCCGCAACACCTGGCACACCGGCAGCCTGCCGGGGACGTACTCGCTGGTGGTCCGGACGTACCAGGGGCGGAGTTGGGCGGTGCTGTTCAACCAGCGCGACGACGCGTCGGCCCTGTCCTACGACGACATCGATTCCCTGCTCTGGGCCGCCTCGGCCAAGGTGACCGCCTGGCCGACCGGGAACCTCTACCCGACCTACTTCTGA
- a CDS encoding S1 family peptidase, which yields MSCKRRFRSIWLTAAALAAALSIVSAAPAHAVANGVDVPNGRYQFAVKLTMTGIPTADGGRRNSACSGALIHRQWIVTAGHCFRDLAGVRVERTVADQTLATIGRANMSSPIGEQAQVVAVRQRPDRDLALVKLDRPITTIGSVPLSHRLPQAGDVVRLAGFGSTQGTNPVPSDQLRTGQFTVTSVVEPTVGMTGLAPFPDTSACAYDSGAPYFSEDRRLKPTLVSIESGGPTCPHALEETTVRIDNITDWIRNITGHEYS from the coding sequence GTGTCATGTAAGCGTCGATTCCGGTCAATATGGCTCACCGCGGCCGCGTTGGCCGCCGCGCTGAGCATCGTCTCCGCGGCACCGGCCCACGCCGTCGCCAACGGCGTCGACGTACCGAACGGGAGATACCAGTTCGCGGTCAAGCTGACCATGACCGGCATCCCCACCGCCGACGGCGGACGCCGCAACAGCGCCTGCTCCGGCGCGCTGATCCACCGCCAGTGGATCGTCACCGCCGGTCACTGCTTCCGGGACCTGGCCGGCGTACGGGTGGAGCGCACCGTCGCCGACCAGACGCTCGCCACCATCGGGCGGGCCAACATGTCCTCCCCGATCGGCGAGCAGGCGCAGGTTGTCGCGGTGCGCCAACGCCCCGACCGGGACCTGGCACTGGTCAAACTCGACCGTCCGATCACCACCATCGGATCGGTCCCGCTGAGCCACCGGCTGCCCCAGGCCGGCGACGTGGTCCGGCTCGCCGGGTTCGGCTCCACCCAGGGCACCAACCCGGTTCCGTCCGACCAGTTGCGGACCGGCCAGTTCACCGTCACCTCGGTCGTCGAGCCGACGGTCGGCATGACCGGCCTGGCCCCGTTCCCCGACACCAGCGCCTGCGCGTACGACTCGGGCGCCCCCTACTTCAGCGAGGACCGGCGACTCAAGCCCACCCTCGTCTCGATCGAGAGCGGCGGCCCGACCTGCCCGCACGCGCTGGAGGAGACCACCGTCCGGATCGACAACATCACCGACTGGATCCGGAACATCACCGGCCACGAATACAGCTGA
- a CDS encoding AraC family transcriptional regulator, producing the protein MDLDELRTLLARHARPDMTTAIDGVLISKVEQPHPPSPAMSGTVLALIVQGAKRIALGDRVYEYRAGQYLVASVDLPITGHFTEASPERPALGFGLTLHPASVAELLLQAGPGDLPPAGAGAPSGMAVSDAPDDFVDAVVRLLRLLDQPRHLTVLAPLIKREILWRLIIGEQGAVVRQLGLADSSLTHIARAVRWIRDHYTQSFRVEDVAQLAGMSASAFYRNFQSVTAMSPIQFQKQIRLQEARLLLATHPGDVTGVGSRVGYDSPSQFSREYRRQFGAPPSEDAARLRGLPRDTAPALV; encoded by the coding sequence ATGGACCTCGATGAGCTGCGTACGCTGCTGGCCCGCCATGCCCGGCCCGACATGACCACCGCCATCGACGGCGTCCTGATCTCCAAGGTCGAGCAGCCGCATCCGCCGTCGCCGGCGATGTCCGGCACGGTGCTGGCACTGATCGTGCAGGGCGCGAAACGCATAGCGCTGGGCGACCGCGTCTACGAGTACCGGGCCGGGCAGTACCTCGTCGCGTCGGTCGACCTGCCGATCACCGGCCATTTCACCGAGGCCAGCCCCGAGCGGCCGGCACTGGGCTTCGGCCTGACCCTGCACCCGGCCAGCGTTGCCGAGTTGCTGCTACAGGCGGGCCCCGGAGACCTTCCCCCCGCTGGCGCCGGCGCGCCGTCCGGCATGGCGGTCAGCGACGCACCCGACGACTTCGTCGACGCGGTGGTCAGGCTGCTGCGCCTGCTCGACCAGCCACGCCACCTGACGGTGCTCGCACCGCTGATCAAGCGGGAGATCCTCTGGCGGCTGATCATCGGCGAGCAGGGCGCCGTCGTACGCCAGCTCGGCCTCGCCGACAGCAGCCTCACCCACATCGCCCGCGCCGTCCGCTGGATCCGTGACCACTACACGCAGTCCTTCCGGGTCGAGGACGTGGCGCAGCTCGCCGGGATGAGCGCGTCCGCCTTCTACCGCAACTTCCAGTCGGTCACCGCGATGAGCCCGATCCAGTTCCAGAAACAGATCCGGCTCCAGGAGGCCCGGCTCCTGCTCGCCACCCACCCCGGCGACGTCACCGGCGTCGGCAGTCGGGTCGGTTACGACAGCCCGTCACAGTTCAGCCGCGAGTACCGCCGCCAGTTCGGCGCACCGCCCAGCGAGGACGCCGCCCGACTGCGCGGCCTACCGCGCGACACCGCACCCGCCCTGGTGTAA